The following are from one region of the Quercus robur chromosome 1, dhQueRobu3.1, whole genome shotgun sequence genome:
- the LOC126725434 gene encoding uncharacterized protein LOC126725434 has protein sequence MDQPFDMSIHHGGVFITHSDTHVEYARRTKSRVSDVDLDTFAIFDMLKYAKDLEFAPERLIHIYVKHVEQAIREKVDENQGNEGDDEHEFHKEVDEGAGVDDNFFDEDYADLNTSNWVPTCFSDEEHNIKSGESDYGHSDVLCTHVNSKDDEEHPKYIEFRAEVDMPNPVFETGMLFSDHKEFKRVVQSYRIKHRYPLLIVKNESCKVSYKCENCEWDIYASWDHEENSLLVKTYREKHTCSRAFHSRMVSARWIVVAWLEVFREKPNIKSAEIKEGIKNQFQVDISLDKAFRARQIALEMLKGRFAYQFERTRDYCEELRVSNPSTTAKINLHTPTLHFKRMYVCLVTCRTEFLEECKPIIILDACHLRGFLKGQLLAFVGIDGNDGMWFLELLLADISPGLLPALAKIAPEAHTRFCVRHLYANFKEHKGKLLKDLMWAAARETTKSGFEGKMEMMRNVDVNAYGHLMGIDYAH, from the exons ATGGATCAACCATTTGATATGTCTATACATCATGGAGGGGTATTCATTACACATAGTGATAcacatgttgaatatgctagaaGGACTAAATCAAGGGTTTCAGATGTTGATCTTGACACCTTTGCTATTTTTGATATGCTTAAGTATGCCAAAGATCTTG AATTTGCACCTGAAAGGTTAATACACATATATGTGAAGCATGTTGAACAAGCTATTAGGGAAAAAGTTGATGAGAATCAAGGTAATGAAGGTGATGATGAGCATGAGTTTCATAAAGAAGTTGATGAAGGAGCTGGAGTAGATGACAATTTTTTTGATGAGGACTATGCTGATTTG AACACATCAAATTGGGTACCCACTTGCTTTAGTGATGAGGAGCATAATATAAAAAGTGGGGAAAGCGATTATGGGCACTCTGACGTTTTGTGCACACATGTCAACTCTAAGGATGATGAAGAGCACCCTAAGTACATTGAATTTAGAGCTGAGGTGGATATGCCTAACCCCGTTTTTGAGACAGGGATGTTGTTTAGTGACCACAAGGAGTTTAAGAGGGTTGTGCAGTCTTATAGAATCAAGCACAGATATCCATTGTTAATTGTTAAGAATGAGTCTTGCAAGGTGAGTTACAAATGTGAGAATTGTGAGTGGGATATTTATGCTTCATGGGACCATGAAGAAAACTCTTTGCTTGTGAAAACCTATCGGGAAAAACATACATGTTCTAGGGCTTTTCATAGTAGGATGGTTTCTGCAAGGTGGATTGTAGTTGCATGGCTAGAAGTTTTTAGAGAAAAACCCAACATAAAAAGTGCTGAGATAAAGGAAGGTATAAAAAATCAGTTTCAAGTAGACATTTCCCTGGACAAAGCCTTTAGGGCTAGGCAGATTGCATTGGAAATGCTTAAAGGAAGGTTTGCCTATCAATTTGAAAGAACTAGAGATTATTGTGAAGAGTTGAGAGTTTCTAATCCGAGCACTACAGCCAAAATTAATTTGCATACACCCACACTGCACTTCAAGAGAATGTATGTGTGCCTAGTTACTTGTAGAACTGAATTTCTAGAGGAATGTAAGCCAATTATTATTCTTGACGCTTGTCATTTAAGAGGGTTTTTGAAGGGGCAACTATTGGCATTTGTTGGGATTGATGGGAATGACGGGATGTGGTTTTTGGAGTTGTTGTTAGCTGATATTAGTCCT gGCTTACTTCCTGCTCTTGCAAAAATTGCTCCTGAAGCACATACAAGGTTCTGTGTTAGGCATTTATATGCCAACTTCAAGGAGCACAAGGGTAAACTATTGAAGGATTTAATGTGGGCAGCAGCAAGAGAGACAACCAAATCTGGGTTTGAGGGAAAGATGGAGATGATGAGAAATGTAGATGTCAATGCTTATGGGCATTTAATGGGTATTGACTATGCACATTGA